The genomic window ATTGTCAGACAGTTGTATACAGATGAAATTTCTTATATACAATTTTGAGATTTGgttctttgtttttcttttttcctctacAGGTCGAGTTGGCTGAAGCCATGCTGTGGCAAGAGGGCTACAGTGTGGCACGTATTTTTGCTCAGTGCGGGGGTTAATATCTTCCTGGTGGCCTGTGTGATCATAGTGGTAGTTCTCATGACTATGGAACTCCTGATAGACACAAAGCTACTTCAATGTAAGTTAGTGTACTGAAAAGACTTTGTAGAAACATAGACCACCTAGTCCATGTAGTATTCCCtatgcccttttagtatttgctttcttattatcctaggatagatatatgtccaTCCCAGACATTTTTACATTAAACTATTGTAGATTCATCTACCAcaagttccaagcatctactactgttTCAGTTAAGTAAtcttttcttgtgttgtttctgatctttctcacaactaacctttcactgtgtcctctttttctctttttttttattacaaactcttccctcttgaaccttatgtAGTCCTTTAACCCCATCCGGCACCACAACATACGTTTGCTTCATGGTGCCAGTAAGATGGTATAGAGAAGGGTCATGACATAACCCCGCTCTATACCAGGCAACCCCCACCTGCTATCAGTAGCTGGGGCCACCGCTAGTAGCCAGCACAGAGTGATCCTCTGTGTCAGCtacttaaccatttaaatgctgctgtcaaaactgaaatGGCCTCCCATAGGTgtcattggtggtccagtggcTAGATCTGCCCCCCACACCAATAAGGTAGGGAGCCATTCCTTATACAGGCAACCCAGGTTCTCTTCTATACATGCCGGGCTGCCTTTATTCGGCGATTTGCAGTGGCTACCTTTAGAGTGCAGATTTAATGGATCCATGCAGTACACATGAACTACATTGATCCATtggagcaatcatggtattgatCATAGATGCCACCTAAGAGGGCTACAAAAGTgtgtaaaagaaataaataataataataaaaaataaataaataaatatatatatatatatatatatatatatatatatatatatatatataatttctcctCCCCTCACCCGGCATCCGCATCCTCGACCCTGTCATCACAGCTCTCTTGCGACGCTACTCCTCCCCTGCCTGGCCAGGGTTAAACTGCTCCAAACTGTTAAACCATATttgtgttgcagtgaaatgatagaatcagggatttgatcaaatcactagtgatttgatcaaatcacgggaaatgatggaatggccaagttacatagttacatagttaatacggttgaaaaaagacacatgtccatcaagttcaaccaaggaggggatggatacagggaagggggaggggtgatatgttctatacatatgcatctatattattttggtctaagaacttgtctagccctgttttgaagccctctactgtttttgctgtgaccagatcctgtggtagactgttccacagattcacagttctcatggtaaagaaggcttgtcgcctccggagattgaacctttttttctccaggcggaggcagtgccctctcttcctttgagggggttttacctggaacatcttttccccatatctcttgtaggggccatttatatatttaaataagttaatcatatctccccttaaacgtctcttctccagactaaacaaatgtaattcttttaatctctcctcataactaagatgctccattccccttattagtttagttgcccgtctttgtaccctctccagctctagaacatcctttttatgaatcgggttccaaaactggacggcatactccagatgaggccgcaccaaggctttataaagcggtaatattatatccctgtcccgagagtccatgcctgttttaatgcatgacaatatcctactggccttagaagcagctgactgacattgtgtactgttctgtagtctattatctacaagtacacccagatccttctctatcagtgactctcccagagtaactccccccagaacatatgatgcatgcgggttattagtacccaggtgcataactttacatttatccacattgaacctcatttgccaagtggacgcccaaacactcagtgtgtctaagtcatcctgtaacatctgcacatcctccatagactgtactgtactacaaagcttggtatcatctgcaaagatagaaacattgctgtcaattccagtctctatatcattaataaacaagttaaacagaagagggcccagtactgacccttggggtacaccacttattaccggggaccattcggagtaggaatcattgaccaccactctctgggtacgattattaagccagttttcaatccagttgcacattaaattttccaaaccgatagactttaacttacccatcagacgtccatgaggaactgtgtcaaacgcttttgcaaaatccaggtacactatatctacagccgcgccgccatccaggcttctacttacctcttcatagaaacatattaggttggtttgacagcttctgtccttagtaaaaccatgctggttatcacttataatactattagccactacatattcctggatgtagtcccttataagcccctcaaatagtttccccacaatggacgttaagcttacgggtctatagttacctggggaagttcgagagccctttttgaagatcggcattacatttgccttacgccagtccctcggcacaataccagtaagcaaagaatcacggaatatttcatacaagggtagtgaaattacagaactgagttccctaagaactctggggtgcaatccatcaggccctggagctttggttacattgagtttgtttaatttatcttggaccatatctatagtaaaccagttcagtacattacatgtgttagcagcactggccccacccacctcagtactggccccacccaccacagctccatcttcttttgtatatacagaactgaagaacccattaagtaactcagctttctcctgatccccagttattaattccccgtcgccattatttaggggtcctacatgctctgaccttggtttttttttgcattaatatatttgaagaatttttgggggtttcttttgctttctatagctacctgcctttcattgtgaatttttgctgcttttattacatttttacaggttttgttgacttctttgtaatgtttaaatgctacagctgaccccttttttctcatttatagcccttctaacctcggttgtaagccatgtgggattggattttaaccgtttatatttgttacccataggaatatatttggcagtacagttatttaatgtggatttgaagatttcccatttattagctgtatccgtatgtgacagcagccgctcccagtctatgccctgaagttctgcccttaacccaggaaaattggcccttttaaaattaagagtttttgccctcccaacatgtttttcttttctacactttaagctaaaagtcactatattgtggtcactattacccaggtgttcatggacagtgacatccccaaccagctcagcgttgttagaaataaccagatccaacaaggcatcacttctagttggctcctccacaaactggcccagaaaattatcctgcaggaggttaagaaattccctcccctttgtggttttagctgaaccgtgaccccaatctatatctgggtagttgaggtcccccattatcactactgttccctcccgggcagcccgctctatttgtctattcaactggccatctacctcctcagtaatgttggggggtctatagattacaccaagaattattttttttactctttacctccttctgtagttctacccataatgcttccacatcatcacagtcatctcccactattgcatcttttacactcactttaatatcatttctgacatacagacatactcctcctccccttctgcccacccggtcccttctgaacaacgtaaatccctgaatattgacagcccagtcatgtgaggagtccagccatgtctcagtcacaccaaccacatcaatggactcctccagaaccaaggcctccagctcccccatcttgctggctagacttctggcattagtaaccatacactttatattaccatcgagtttaaccgcttcattataagaaatgggatttattactgtgctgtggctacaatcatcctcactgttcatctgcaacatatggatctccctatgcactgctcttatcctccccccacaggacccttctcctcccacctcaatgttctgtcccctctctaacctatctgccactacattacatactacattgtcctccctccacatccctagtttaaaaacccctccaccccttctaggattctctcccccagcacagcggacccccttccattaaggtgcaaattatctgcggaaaacagattgtaccccaatgaaaagtcagcccaatgctctaaaaacccaaacccttctcctctacaccatgacttgagccatgcatttaactccctaagctcccgctgtctttcctgcgatgcgcatggcacaggcagtattccagagaataccaccttggaggtcctccccttcaacttagcacctagttctctaaaattatttttaatagacctccacctaccttgtatcctgtcattggttcccacatggaccacgacagctgggtcatccccagcccccccaagtaatttatccaccctttccaccacatgccgaacccttgcaccagggagacagcaaaccattcggttgaggcggtcttggcgacaaattattctatccgtcttcctgattatagaatccccctacaaccactagctgtctaggcctacctataataccatcccgcccactactagttggactgttcccccggctgttagggagaacaggttccactagagctgccatttctgacacggatgcccttgcatcatcacctaacttggcaattttgcttgggcatatagtaggagaagtggccttccttttcttggatcccttactgttccctctaactacattaacccagctacttacttgggcctcctgatctatatcaccaccttccatctctaacccactaacttcctgctcagtgagccgaagttccctctcaaggtggccaagttccctcagtgttgcaatatgcttctccagatctctaactcgagcttctagatgggcaacatgctcacatctgtcacagcggtactcaccctggaacacctgctccagttgtgcgtacatgcggcagactgcgcactgaatgaatccttccatcctgctagccatcatcctcagtgcaacaaaaacagcgaaaaagaaagagatttagcacttaccagaacttgtaactccttctttcaactccttttttaaactccacttatttttaaccacttgtcagcaagcacagtgagcaagcacacacagtgagtgctgagccttgatttaagcacctgagatcaattaaccccacccccaggtgcagagcagaccagagaaaaaaaaactgtttggacctgtttactaagcaactatggcactagctatctatgcactgcagcaatgcacaccacacaattgcacaaaaacaacaatatatcagtcactccaaacccactgaatcaccagcaactccttttttaaactccacttattttcaaccacttgtcagcaagcacacacagtgagtgctgagccttgatttaagcacctgagatcaattaaccccacccccaggtgatAAAATACATGATTGTGTGCTCTTTCATTATTATTTATGCATAAATGTATGCTGTACATGTTCCTGCTTCAATTAGACACCTAATTTAGCATTTTCTATACTTTGTTCTTTGACTAGACCACCCccatttgtcattaaatggtggccatccactcaatttcaacattgtgtgaacatagcctttctgtgttttaatacactcctagttttggttgcaaaatactgagcaaaaatactgcgtgggaGCATAACCTTAGACTGCATGCAAACCCAGACAGTCTCTAGCTCTTTgtatgtattttggatgactgtTGATTTTAGACTCTAACATAAATGGCTGCTCCACTTCCCTTTCTCTGCTCTGTATTTCCTGCACAAAATATATCCTGGTATGGCTATTTTCCAATCATAAGAGTCTTTGTCTCCATTAGAGCAACTAGATCTAAATCATTCCTAGATATAATGACCATCAGCTGACAGATTTCTAAGCAACGAGCATTTGTACACATTACACGAAGCTCATTACTATGCTTAGAATTATTCTTTTTGTCAACTGCATCTACCCTCCCAACAATAACTGCATTAActgcaccaacaactgcatctaccctcccaacaataactgcattaactgcaccaacaactgcatctaccctcccaacaataactgcaccaacaactgcatctaccctcccaacaataactgcattaactgcaccaacaactgcatctaccctcCCAACAATAACTGCACCATCAACTGCATCTACCCTcccaacaataactgcatcaactgcaccAACAACTGCAGCTACCCTcccaacaataactgcatcaaccgCACCAACAACTGCAGCTACCCTcccaacaataactgcatcaaccgCACCAACAACTGCAGCTACCCTcccaacaataactgcatcaactgcaccAACAACTGCAGCTACCCTcccaacaataactgcatcaactgcaccaacaactgcatctaccctcCCAACAATATGGATGCAAACCTTTCCTCTTGTACATCTCCTTATTCAAACCACCGGCTAAAATTATGACTAACAAACCCAAAACCTTCAGCCTTACACCACTTCTTTAACCTTACATTTAACTCTTGAGATGTGACATTCCTTGTTATTCTGTTTACAGATTGGCAAAACTGTACCTGAGCCTGTTATTTTGCCCAGCTCCAGCTAAAACTTTGAAATTCCCTTTTTACCAAATTAACATCTTAACCACTAGATGAACCACCAGACGAACCACCAGACAAACTTTACTATCCCTACTAACAGCCTTCACAGTGTTATTAATATCTCATCCTCTTCATCACACCTCTAACAATCAAGTAACCAACAAAAAGATACATTCTCTTCTGCGTCTCTACTAATTCTATAATTTGTGTATCTTGTTTTATACTTGCAGGATGTATGGTGTTGCAATTTAGTCACTGAGTACATTTTATGTTGCTGTAAAGCCGCTAGATTGTGCTCTTTGATTCAGGGCTATGTGGCCTTTTGTTCTGTTTATTACAGAGAAACGTGTTAAAATGAAGCATCATTGGGCCACATCTGTACATTTGAGGGGaagaatctaacctactgatatctccctattgcgcatggggcgctgaggatgaaggtaagtttcttgccttcatcctcagtgcagttTCTGTGCTGTAAGTAGTTTTATCTTTATGCTACTTAggcgtttggtgcactggggggggggggtaaaagtgGTACTGTTTGGGGAGGGGCATAGACATGTGAAAGGCCTGTAAGAGAAGGAACTGCATCTATGAAAAAACTACCATATAGTACTGAGAAAGCCAAATATAAAATGATACTGTAAAATCTTTCCTCTTAACTACAAGTTGCGTTAGAAAAGCTTGCACACTTCTGCACTTTGAACATACTTTGCATACTACATCAGTGTCATTTTGTTGGTGATTTTTTTCTTAGTTTCAAATGCTTCACAGTGTTCAAGGATCATTCACTGGATTAGCCTCTCCATTCTTTCCTTGTTCTTTGTGGAGGTAAGTTTCATTTTACTTTCTGACTGACCTTTAAGCCTCCCCAGTGTTATGTCCTTCTGTTTTGTATATTGGGTTTATCTCTAAATAAAGCTTCCATACTAATGTAGGAATGGTTAGATGATGTAGGTATAACTGCTAACTTTTATTTAGCTTAAACCAGTCAGGTGTAAATTACATAATACAATCTGCATTCCAACTCACGGACATGCATATTATATACAGATGAAGTTTACATTCAGATATGTTTAATGTATGTGTTTTTGTACATTATAATTAATACATACACCAACAATGCTACTTTTCTTTTATTAGACTATATTAAGGATCATTGTTCTGGGTATCTGGGATTACATTGAAAACAAAGTTGAGGTGAGCTTTCTTCTCTATTTTGCTCTTTCTTGTATTTCTTGCTACTACCCCCAAGCGTACCCTAAACCATGGATAGGTCTATTTTCACAGCCATATTCTTGTTATCCCTTACCTCAAATTTTGTAAAACCTTCTACCtatttaggtgtttttttttcctactgttTCAATAGGTATTTCTGTGTATTATAACAGGTATTGGATGGAGCTGTTATTATTCTCTCACTTGCTCCCATGGTGGCATCTACAGTAGCCAATGGGCCTAGCAGTCCATGGGATGCTataagtttatttatttgtttaaggATATGGAGAGTGAAAAGAATTATTGATGGTAAgtgcaattttaatttttgtagaTATAGTCCGAAAATATCTTATACCTTTTGTTCCTCCCTTATTTTCTGGGCAGTTGTTACTCTATCTTCATCCTGCTTTCCATTTCATCATATGGAATAAAGCTCTGTTTACACTGTTAGGAGCCTAGACCTAAAACTGTCTAATTTGTCCATAGAAACAAACTCACACTGTGCAACTCCTTTTTTTTCAGCTTATGTATTGCCTGTAAAAGTGGAGATGGAGATTGTGGTGCAACAATATGAGAAAACCAAGCTAATCCAGGAGGAGCAGTTGGAAAGACTGACGCAGATGTGCCAAGAGCAGGCAGTCAGTTGTGcttcttcctctttttcctcCCTGTATCATAAAATGTGTAAGACCATGTGGAGTAGTGTGCATGTAGTACAGTCTTATATCCTTATTCATTTTAAGTCACCACTGATCCCAGtactctgtatgtatatattctGAAAGAGAGATGATGAGTGTTTAGTATTTTCTTGTGCGTACTCAAAACAAAACGCACTCACCTTGTTGGGTTGTGAAAATGAATAGACACAACACTATGGAACGCTATATATCTCAAAGCAGCCCTTGGAGGAACAACAGATGCCTCCAAGGTGTGGGAGTATGGAATACAGCTGACCTGGTAAGCAAGAGGAGCAGAGTTTCCTCCTTCTGTTCAGTGCAAATGATCCTGACCTGAGGAAGGCTTGTTGTAACCTTGGAGCAGAAACCTATTGCTTTtatccagaaaaaaacatttgtATCAGTAGAATTGCTTCTGTGGTCTAGATCCCTTGGTCCACATTGATGTTTTTTCCTGAGACAGTGAAGGATCATTTGCACTCAGCAGAAGGAAGAAACTCTGCTCCTCTTGCTCACCTGGTCCAggtcagctgtacatatataaaaaCCATTTAAGTGTATAACAGACTAATACACAAACAATAAAAGTAAACCAATTGATTGACAAACTGGTACaaagggaaagaggaccctggccatgagggcttacaatctattatGAAAGTGGCATGTACCACTACAGTCCTTGTATTTCTGTTAGGATATAAATATAGTGTCATGACGTAAGGCAGGCAGTTTTCTAGTGATCTTGCCACTAAATTACAACTACATCTAGCTTGTTTAGCATTATCCATATGTTTAGTGCATATTCTATAACAATATCACTGGGTATAATGGCTGTGTTTTGCATTTTTAACACTAGGTGGTGGCATTTTACTGGTTACATGCAGTGAATGCATTTATCAGTCTAAACCTACTTTATCAtgtgttacagttacagagcacCCATTTGACACTTACAGGAAACTCACTTTACTCAACAGAATACAGACCCATTTTAAAATTTCCAACAAAAAAGATCATCTTGTATTTCCTTAATTCTAATATTGTCCTAAAATACAGGTTTGTCTGCATACCTATATTTTGTCTTCTTTTTCCTAGTTTGAAATTCGGCAGCTGAGAGCTCACCTTGCACAGCAAGATTTGGATCTGGTTGCTGAGAGGGAACGAGCCTTAAAACTCCCACATgaactacagaaaaaaaatgaccGGTTCATGGTAGTGGGAGGTAGAGAGTCTGATGAGGAAGCAACAGAGAATCTCACAGAACTTTCACATGGTGAGTGGAAGGAATACTGATTATTTGTGGTTATTACTTTTATATAAATGGCGCTGAACAATTGGCTACCATGTTGCTGTAAACCATGTGCACAAATAAACTTTTTATAACCTAGAAAACCCCTCAATAGCCTATTCAGTATAGCATTGGTAGCTTCTTGGCACAaggtagttaaagggaaccaatcacgccgaaaatccatcttaagataaggaaacatgctggcacatcacccagcacgtttcccaaacatccccctgtaacctccgtgcccccctccatcagtcagttatcttactttgaagaagttccgcactgtatgtaaatttccggcaagtagtcacggtgggctgaTTTAGTCATgatgggcagaatcagtcacaggtcctgggcgtctgtaatggctgtaatcacgtcCAGAGGGGGGTGATTGAGAGGTCTggcttccatccacgtgacccggcggcttgagtttcacgtcggcggcgtgCTGACGTCATCCGCACGCAGTGCCGACGtcttccggagtccgcgcatgcgcagtacgttgTCCGCGTCTCCCgcggtactgcgcatgcgcggactccggaagacgtcagcgctgcgtgcggatgacgtcagcgcaagccgccgggtcacgtggatggaaggcagacctctcaatcactcccctctgggtgtgattacagccattacagacgtccaggacctgtgactgattctgcccaccatgacaaaatttacatacagcgcaggactaattcaaagtaagattactgactgatggaagggggcacggaggttacagggagatgtttgggaaacgtgctgggtgatgtgccagcacgtttccttatcttaagatggattttcgtcgtgattggttcccttttaaataTGACTCAGATCTGTCATTGGTTGTGATTAGGTCTGCGGGAGCTTGACATCAACTCTTAATTTATCATTTGTCCTGACACTTCTTCCCACCATGCCTATTTTT from Dendropsophus ebraccatus isolate aDenEbr1 chromosome 1, aDenEbr1.pat, whole genome shotgun sequence includes these protein-coding regions:
- the TMEM266 gene encoding transmembrane protein 266, with product MANPQSSWLKPCCGKRATVWHVFLLSAGVNIFLVACVIIVVVLMTMELLIDTKLLQFSNASQCSRIIHWISLSILSLFFVETILRIIVLGIWDYIENKVEVLDGAVIILSLAPMVASTVANGPSSPWDAISLFICLRIWRVKRIIDAYVLPVKVEMEIVVQQYEKTKLIQEEQLERLTQMCQEQAFEIRQLRAHLAQQDLDLVAERERALKLPHELQKKNDRFMVVGGRESDEEATENLTELSHEVIMKDDMNNYITQYYNEASSESGVPGTCIITTAAIDVHHHPNISSDLYSAEVPFNPEQASNSSSITSVSVSRSPESSETLAQSISSQVFCSSTDCSTREESTEYCPLAQTIRNRVNKTAVQELLSSLSDDSSIMQKGLDPANLHLSSPVGLHTGSPRHGLNIYNRVNREGFGVFHDRDFPVQWDSSHCDTVLKPNGIHVHQKPRFIILRICKKFLIPMCYWTSH